In the genome of Rhodothermales bacterium, the window GGCGACGCTGATCGACTTGTTCATCTTGGCGCTTACGACGACCCCGATGCGCTCTTTTCTTCTGTTGCGTGGTGCTTCTTCTGTTGCCATGGGATGCAGGGGCTTGGTGAGCCGTATACCGTACCTCACCAACTACCCGTTAGTGGTCAGGCAGCCGACTCGGCCGCGGAGGATTCCTTTTGTTGGAGGATGGTCATCAGACGGGCGATGAGCCGGCGCGCGTGGCGCATCTGAATCGGGTTTTGCACGTCGGCAATGGCGTGCTGAAACTCGAGATGCTCCAGCTGCACCTTCTCCTCGCGAATACGCTGACGAATCTCGTCGGCGCTCATCTCTCGTATTTCTTTCGCTTTCATCTCAGCGTCCTGTTAATAGCCCGGCGGGATAGGTCACTTGGCGGGTGCCACCTCGTGGTAATCCGGCCTGGTGATGAATTTCGTTTTGATCGGAAGCTTCTGCTGCGCCAGGGCGAGCGCTTCCTTGGCCAGATCCTGGGGAATGCTGCCGCCGATTTCGAACAGGACACGGCCCGGACGAACCACGGCTACCCAGAACTCGGGCGAACCCTTGCCTTTACCCATTCGGGTTTCGGCCGGCTTCTTCGTAATCGGTTTGTCCGGGAAGATGCGGATCCATACGCGTCCCGCACGCTTCATGCGGCGGGTCATCGCGATACGGGCCGCCTCGATCTGGCGGCTCGTGATACGTCCCGGTTCGAGCGCCTTAATCCCGAAATCACCAAAGTTGATCAGCGTTCCGCGGGTCGCATTGCCCTTGATGCGGCCTTTCTGGACGCGGCGGAACTTTGTGCGCTTGGGCATTAACATGACGTCACCTACACTCGTTCAAATGTTGAATGATCTCGCTTGACGGCGTTATTCCCCGGACGGCTTGCCGGCCGAAGCCTGCTTCCCGCCACGGCCACGACCACCGCCGCCACCCCCGCTGCGCTGACGACGCTGACGCTGCGGCGGCATCTGCTGCATCTGCTGGCGCTGCGCCTGCACGTTGGGGCTGAGATCGGGTTTGCCAATCACTTCACCGCGGAAGATCCAGACTTTCACGCCCAGCGTTCCGTAGATCGTAAAGGCCGTCGCCTCCGCGTAGTCGATGTCTGCGCGAACCGTGTGGAGGGGCACGCGCCCTTCGAGGTACTGCTCCGTGCGGCCCATTTCAGCGCCGCCGAGACGGCCGCCCACCTTGATGCGGATCCCTTCGGCGCCCATGCGCATCGCGGCCGTAATGGCCTGCTTCATCGCGCGGCGGAAGGAAACGCGGCCGGCCAGCTGCTGGGCCACGTTCTGGGCCACCAGGCTCGCATCGAGCTCAGGACGCTTGATCTCCGTAATGTTGATCTGGATGTCCTTGTTGGTCAGCTTCTTCAGCTCCTCGCGAAGCTTCTCGACCTCGGCGCCCCCGCGTCCGATGACGACGCCCGGCCGGCTCGTGTGCAGCGTGAGGATCACGCGTTTCGGCGTGCGCTCGATGACGACACGGCTGAGACCCGCGCGCTTCAGACGCGCAATCAGGTATTTGCGGATTTCTTCGTCTTCCACCAGCTTGTCGGCGAAATCCTTTTCCGCATACCAGTTGGAATCCCAGCCCCGGATGATGCCGAGGCGAAAGCCGATCGGATTGGTTTTCTGACCCACTGTAAAGTCCTGTGCTGTTATCTAAAGTTTGCGTGTGGCGCGACGAACGCGCCGGCTGGCGTCTGGCGCCGTTAAGCTTCTTCCCCTTCCGCAGCCCCAACCGTCCCGACGACGACCGTCAGGTGGCTCGTGCGCTTCAGGATCGGTTGGGCCCGCCCACGCGGTCCCGGACGGTACCGCTTGAAGCTCGGCCCGACGTCGACGCGAATTTCCTGAACGACCAGCTCGTTTTCGTCGATGCGCTGATCCTGATGCTGATCGATCAGGTTGTGCACCGCCGATAGGATGGTCTTGCGAACCGTATCGGTCGCCTTCTGCGGCATGAAGTTCAGCGCGTTGATCGCCTCCGTTACCCGCTGACCGCGCACCACGTTGATCACGGGGCGCATCTTCATGGGAGAACTCCGAATAAATTTCCGTACAGCCTTAGCCTGCATAGCCTAACCGATTCGGTTTATCTGGCCGGATGAAACCGGCCTGTACTGTGTAAGGATCGTGCGAAAGGGCGGCGCCTACTTTCTCTTGTCGCCGGAGTGACCGCGGAACGTGCGGGTAGGAGAAAACTCGCCGAGGCGGTGGCCTACCATGTTTTCCGTGATGTACACCGGGATAAACTGCTTTCCGTTGTGCACGGCGAAGGTGTGACCGACAAAGTCCGGCGCGATCATCGATGCGCGGCTCCAGGTCTTGATCACTTTCTTCTTGCCGGTATCGTTCAACTGCGTCACTTTACGCTGCAGTTTGTAGTGAACGAAAGGTCCTTTCTTGAGTGAGCGTGCCATGCGATACTTGAGTCAACTCGTTGCTCTGAGGAAATAAAAGACGCAGCCCGATTACTTCTTGCGGCGGCGGATGATGTAGCGATCCGACAGTTTGCGTTTGCGGCGCGTCTTGAAGCCCTTGGCCGGCACGCCGCTCGGAGAGCGTGGATGCCCGCCGGAGGCCTTGCCTTCGCCACCGCCCATCGGGTGATCGACCGGGTTCATGGCGACACCGCGAACTTTCGGGCGGATGCCCAGCCAGCGCTTGCGGCCGGCCTTGCCGTAGTCAATGTTGTTGTGGTCCGGATTGCTGGTCGTACCGATCGTCGCCATGCAATTCACCGGCACCATCCGCGTCTCGCCCGAGGGCAGCCGCAGCGTGGCGTAGGCGCCTTCGCGCGCCGTAAGCTGGGCGAACGTGCCGGCGGAACGCGCCAGCTGGGCGCCCTTGCCCGGCTTCATCTCGATCGCGTGGACAAACGAACCGACCGGCACGTTCGCCAGCGGAAGGCAGTTGCCCGCTTCGGGCGGTGCGTCCGCGCCGTTCTGGACGGTCATCCCCACCTGCACCTCGTTCGGCGCGATGATGTACCGCTTCTCGCCGTCCGCATACACCAGGAGCGCGATGCGCGCGCTGCGGTTCGGGTCGTATTCGATGCTGGCCACACGGGCCGGAATACCCACCTTGTTCCGCTTGAAGTCGATGATACGATACCGACGCTTGTGCCCGCCGCCCTGATGGCGCACGGTGATGCGTCCGTTGTTGTTTCGACCGCTCTTGTTGGACAGCGGTGCCAGGAGGCTCTTTTCGGGTTCCGACTTCGTGATCGTGTCGAACGCGGAAACCGAGCGTTGCCGTTGTCCAGGCGTATTTGGTTTATACTGTCGAATAGCCATTGCTCTACCGTACGTCTACCGCGTTACACGCTCTCAAAGAAATCGATTTCAGCGCTTCCAGGCTGGAGCGTCACGATCGCCCGTTTGTAGGACGTCGTGGTGCCGGCCACCAGACCGCGCTTCGTAAACTGGCGGCGGCGTTTGCCCCGCACATTCAACGTGCGCACTTCCTTGACCTGCACGCCCGGATAGCGCGCTTCAATCGCCTTGCGAATTTCAATCTTGTTCGCGCCCGAAGCCACAACGAAGGCGTAGTGACGCGTCTCCATGAGGCGCGACATCTTCTCCGTTACAAAGGGCCGAATGAGTACTTGCTTGTTCATGATCGCTCCGTGAGCACGTTTGCGTCGTTAAGTTCAGGCCTTATTCGGCTGCTTCCGTCGTGGCTTTCGCCGCTTTTTTGGATGCCGGCTTCCGCGCGGGCTTGGCCGCCGGTTCACCGCCGCCCAGTACACGACCGATGCCGTCGAGCGCGCCTTCGCAAAGAAGCAGCACCTGCGCATTCAGCACGTCGAGCGTGGACGCGGCGTCGGCGTTGATCACCTGCAGCTTCGGCACGTTGCGACCCGAGCGGTATACGTTCAGGTTCACGTCCCCCGTAAGCAGGAGCACCTTCGTCCCGGCGAGGCCGAGCGCGTTCAGCATGTCGACCAGCGCGCGGGTGTCCGGCGCGTCCATCTGCAGGTTCTCGATGACCTGGATGGCGCCGGCGGTCGCCTTGTACGACAGGGCCGAACGGCGGGCCAGCTGGCTCGTCTTGCGATTTACCTTGAAGGAATAGTCGCGCGGACGAGGGCCGAAGATCGTACCGCCACTGCGGCGCAGCGGCGACTTGATGTCGCCCGAGCGCGCATGGCCGGTGCCTTTCTGGCGATAGAGCTTGCGCGTGCTACCCGCGACTTCCGACCGTTCCTTCGCCTTGTGCGTGCCCTGCCGGGCGGCAGCCTGGATTCGGCGCACATCCAGCCAGATAGAATGGTCGTTCGGCTCAATGCCAAACACCGTCGTATCCAGGGTAACGGAACGCCCTGTTTCCTTGCCGTCTTTCTGAAGGACCTTGAGTTTCATGTTCTTCAATTCGGTATGCGTTTCTACTCGGCCGGCGCTAGTGCGTCACGACCGGTCTTTGCTCAGGCGCGGTGGATCTCCACAATGCCGTTCTTGGGTCCCGGCACCGCTCCGCGCAGCAGGATGACCTGATGCTCCGGATAGATACGCACGACTTGCAAGTTCTGGATCTTAACCCGTTTGTTGCCCGTCTGGCCGGCCATGCGAAGCCCCTTGACGACGCGCGACGGGAACGACGAAGCACCGATGGAACCCGGGGCGCGGCCGCGGTTGTGCTGACCGTGGGTCCGCATGCCGACGCCGCTGAACCCGTGACGCTTTACGACGCCCTGGAAGCCCTTGCCCTTCGAGGTCCCGACGACGTCAACCGTGTCGCCTTCCTGGAAGATGTCCTCGACCCGAGCCTCTGCGCCCAGTTCGATCTCCCGCTCGAAGTCCCGAAATTCGACGACGGCCCGCTTGGGGGTGGTGCTGGCTTTGGTGAAGTGGCCTTTCATGGCGCTGGTGGTGCGCTTTTCCTTGCGCTCGCCAAAGCTCAACTGCACGGCATCGTACCCGTCGGGGCCTTCGGTCGATTTGACCTGGGTAACCACATTCGGGCCGGCTTCAATGACCGTACACGGGATACTGTTTCCAGCTTCATCGAAAATGCTGGTCATCCCTATCTTTTTCCCGATCAATCCGCTACTCATGGCTCTATTCGATTCGTTTGCCTCGGCCCGCAAGCAGACCGTTGTCTATAAGGTGTGGCCTAAGGCCTGTATCAACTCGTGCGTTCGATGGTCAGCGTGACGTCGCCTTCCAGCAGCGCGCCGGCCTCCGCGCCGAGCAGCGCAGCAATCACCGTGCTGTTGGCCGTGAGCACCACCGTGTCCGCATCCTGAATGACATAGTCGAAGGTCAGGTTGAACGGGACGCCGCTGAAGGTGATCGCGAGCAGCAGCTGCTGGGCAATGTCGTTGACCGTGTAGGTACCGGCCAGATTGACGTCATCCGCCTCGGGATCCGTGAGGTCGACCGCGAGCACATGCGTGCCGTCTTCGTTCAGGTCCAACGTGAGCGAACCCAGCGCGGCAAAAACAGCCGTCTTGTCACCGGTGTCGTCGCTGGCGCTGACCAGCCGCCAGGACCCGATGAACTGCGACAGATCGGTCGGATCTTCGGAGCTGTCGCAACCTGTTGCCATGAAGGAGAGCAACAGCGTGGCAACCAGGGCCGGCAGTATGGAAAAAATACGCTTCATCGCTGGGGGTAGCTTGGGTCAGACTTTGATTTCGACATCGACACCGCTCGGCAGCTCCAGCTTCATGAGCGCATCCACGGTTTTGCTGCTCGTCGACAGGATGTCGATCAGGCGCTTGTGGCTACGCGTCTCGAACTGCTCGCGGCTTTTCTTGTCCACGTGCGGGCTGCGAAGTACGGTGTAGATCGATTTCCGTGTGGGAAGCGGAATCGGGCCGCTCACCACCGCGCCCGTCTGCTTGACGGTGCGGATGATCTTTTCTGCACTCTTATCGATCAGGCTGTGATCAAACGATTTCAGCTTGATTCGAATCTTCTGATGACTTGCCATCTGTGCTCTCTTGTTCGTAATCACTGGTCGCCGGTCGTCGGTCACCGATTCGGCGACCGACGACCAGGGCCTGTTTATCTCAGTCGAGGATCTTCGTCACAACGCCGGCGCCGACCGTACGGCCGCCTTCGCGGATGGCGAAGCGCAACCCTTCCTCCATCGCGATCGGCTGGATCAGCTGCACCGTGAACTGGGTGTTGTCGCCCGGCATCACCATCTCGACGCCCGCCGGCAACTCGATGTCGCCCGTCACGTCCGTCGTACGGAAGTAGAACTGCGGGCGGTACCCCTTGAAGAACGGCGTGTGACGACCGCCCTCTTCCTTCGAAAGCACGTACACCTCGCTCTCGAACGACTTGTGCGGCTTCACGCTGCCCGGCTTACACACCACCATGCCGCGCTCCACGTCGTCCTTGCCCGTACCGCGAAGCAGAAGACCCACGTTGTCACCCGCCTCACCGCTGTCCAGCAGCTTGCGGAACATCTCAACGCCCGTCACCGTCGTCGTGATCTTCTCCTCGCGGATGCCGATGATCTCCACCGTCTCACCCACCTTGATCACGCCGCGCTCGATACGACCCGTCACCACCGTGCCGCGGCCCGTGATCGAAAACACGTCTTCGATCGGCATCAGGAACGGCTTGTCCTTGTCGCGCTCCGGCGTCGGAATGTACTCGTCGACCGCCGTCATCAGCTCGATGATCTTCTCTTCCCACTGCTTCTCCCCGTTCAGCGCGCCCAGCGCGCTGCCGCGGATCACCGGCACGTCGTCGCCCGGAAACTCGTACTGGCTCAGCAGCTCACGAACTTCCATCTCCACCAGCTCCAGAAGCTCCTCGTCGTCCACCAGGTCGACCTTGTTCATGAACACCACCAGGTACGGAACACCCACCTGACGAGCCAGCAGGATGTGCTCACGCGTCTGAGGCATCGGGCCGTCCGTCGCCGCTACCACCAGCACCGCACCGTCCATCTGGGCCGCTCCCGTCACCATGTTCTTCACATAGTCCGCGTGGCCCGGGCAGTCCACGTGCGCGTAGTGACGATTGTCCGTCTCATACTCCACGTGCGCCGTCGCAATCGTGATACCGCGCTCGCGCTCTTCCGGCGCGTTGTCGATCGAATCAAACGAACGCACTTCGCCCGATCCCATCCGCTCCGCGAGAACCTTCGTGATCGCCGCCGTCAGCGTCGTCTTACCATGATCCACGTGACCAATCGTCCCTACGTTCACGTGGGGCTTGTTCCGTTGAAACGTCTCTTTCGCCATAACAGTGTCGGTTAAACTTATTCGTTAAGATTATGCTGGTGTCCGTCGTGGAGTGCGTTACGCCGCCACGCCTGTGGAGGCCGCCACCACTTCGTCGGCAACGCTCTTCGGCACCGCTTCATAGCTATGAAACTGCATGCTGTAG includes:
- the rpmC gene encoding 50S ribosomal protein L29, with product MKAKEIREMSADEIRQRIREEKVQLEHLEFQHAIADVQNPIQMRHARRLIARLMTILQQKESSAAESAA
- the rplP gene encoding 50S ribosomal protein L16, which codes for MLMPKRTKFRRVQKGRIKGNATRGTLINFGDFGIKALEPGRITSRQIEAARIAMTRRMKRAGRVWIRIFPDKPITKKPAETRMGKGKGSPEFWVAVVRPGRVLFEIGGSIPQDLAKEALALAQQKLPIKTKFITRPDYHEVAPAK
- the rpsC gene encoding 30S ribosomal protein S3, with product MGQKTNPIGFRLGIIRGWDSNWYAEKDFADKLVEDEEIRKYLIARLKRAGLSRVVIERTPKRVILTLHTSRPGVVIGRGGAEVEKLREELKKLTNKDIQINITEIKRPELDASLVAQNVAQQLAGRVSFRRAMKQAITAAMRMGAEGIRIKVGGRLGGAEMGRTEQYLEGRVPLHTVRADIDYAEATAFTIYGTLGVKVWIFRGEVIGKPDLSPNVQAQRQQMQQMPPQRQRRQRSGGGGGGRGRGGKQASAGKPSGE
- the rplV gene encoding 50S ribosomal protein L22 — protein: MQAKAVRKFIRSSPMKMRPVINVVRGQRVTEAINALNFMPQKATDTVRKTILSAVHNLIDQHQDQRIDENELVVQEIRVDVGPSFKRYRPGPRGRAQPILKRTSHLTVVVGTVGAAEGEEA
- the rpsS gene encoding 30S ribosomal protein S19, giving the protein MARSLKKGPFVHYKLQRKVTQLNDTGKKKVIKTWSRASMIAPDFVGHTFAVHNGKQFIPVYITENMVGHRLGEFSPTRTFRGHSGDKRK
- the rplB gene encoding 50S ribosomal protein L2, with translation MAIRQYKPNTPGQRQRSVSAFDTITKSEPEKSLLAPLSNKSGRNNNGRITVRHQGGGHKRRYRIIDFKRNKVGIPARVASIEYDPNRSARIALLVYADGEKRYIIAPNEVQVGMTVQNGADAPPEAGNCLPLANVPVGSFVHAIEMKPGKGAQLARSAGTFAQLTAREGAYATLRLPSGETRMVPVNCMATIGTTSNPDHNNIDYGKAGRKRWLGIRPKVRGVAMNPVDHPMGGGEGKASGGHPRSPSGVPAKGFKTRRKRKLSDRYIIRRRKK
- the rplW gene encoding 50S ribosomal protein L23; the protein is MNKQVLIRPFVTEKMSRLMETRHYAFVVASGANKIEIRKAIEARYPGVQVKEVRTLNVRGKRRRQFTKRGLVAGTTTSYKRAIVTLQPGSAEIDFFESV
- the rplC gene encoding 50S ribosomal protein L3, which codes for MSSGLIGKKIGMTSIFDEAGNSIPCTVIEAGPNVVTQVKSTEGPDGYDAVQLSFGERKEKRTTSAMKGHFTKASTTPKRAVVEFRDFEREIELGAEARVEDIFQEGDTVDVVGTSKGKGFQGVVKRHGFSGVGMRTHGQHNRGRAPGSIGASSFPSRVVKGLRMAGQTGNKRVKIQNLQVVRIYPEHQVILLRGAVPGPKNGIVEIHRA
- the rpsJ gene encoding 30S ribosomal protein S10; its protein translation is MASHQKIRIKLKSFDHSLIDKSAEKIIRTVKQTGAVVSGPIPLPTRKSIYTVLRSPHVDKKSREQFETRSHKRLIDILSTSSKTVDALMKLELPSGVDVEIKV
- the tuf gene encoding elongation factor Tu, with product MAKETFQRNKPHVNVGTIGHVDHGKTTLTAAITKVLAERMGSGEVRSFDSIDNAPEERERGITIATAHVEYETDNRHYAHVDCPGHADYVKNMVTGAAQMDGAVLVVAATDGPMPQTREHILLARQVGVPYLVVFMNKVDLVDDEELLELVEMEVRELLSQYEFPGDDVPVIRGSALGALNGEKQWEEKIIELMTAVDEYIPTPERDKDKPFLMPIEDVFSITGRGTVVTGRIERGVIKVGETVEIIGIREEKITTTVTGVEMFRKLLDSGEAGDNVGLLLRGTGKDDVERGMVVCKPGSVKPHKSFESEVYVLSKEEGGRHTPFFKGYRPQFYFRTTDVTGDIELPAGVEMVMPGDNTQFTVQLIQPIAMEEGLRFAIREGGRTVGAGVVTKILD